The following is a genomic window from Arthrobacter sp. NicSoilB4.
GGTGTCGACCTGATCCTGCCCGACTTCTCCTACATCGAGAACCGCCTCGATGACATCGTCGCCGTCGTCCTGACCCACGGCCACGAGGACCACATCGGCGCCGTCCCGTACCTGCTGCGCTTGCGCGCAGACATTCCCCTGGTGGGTTCCCGGCTGACGCTGGCCCTCATCGAGGCGAAGCTGCAGGAACACCGGATCAAGCCGATCATCCAGACGGTCACCGAGGGCCAGGTCCAGAAGTTCGGCCCGTTCGAATGCGAATTCGTGGCCGTCAACCACTCGATCCCCGACGCCCTCGCCGTGTTCCTCCGCACCTCCGGCGGCACCGTGCTGCACACCGGCGACTTCAAGATGGACCAGCTGCCCCTCGACGGCCGCATCACGGACCTCCGCCACTTCGCCAAGCTCGGCGAAGAAGGCGTGGACCTGTTCATGTCCGACTCCACGAACGCGGACGTGCCGGGCTTCACCACCGCCGAGAAGGAAATCGGACCCGTCCTGGACCGGCTGTTCGGCCAGGCCTCCAAGCGCCTGATCGTCGCGTCCTTCTCCTCGCACATGCACCGCGTCCAGCAGGTGCTCGACGCCGCCGCCAACCACAACCGCAAGGTGGCCTTCGTCGGCCGCTCGATGGTCCGCAACATGACCATCGCGGAGAAGCTCGGCTACCTCGACGTGCCCCCGGGCATCCTGGTCGACATCAAGAACATCGACAACCTGCCGGACAACCGCGTGGTGCTGATGTCCACCGGTTCCCAGGGCGAGCCGATGGCAGCCCTGTCCCGCATGGCCAACGGTGACCACCGCGTCGTCGTCGGCCAGGGCGACACGGTCATCCTCGCCTCCAGCCTGATCCCGGGGAACGAGAACGCCGTCTTCCGCATCATCAACGGCCTGCTCAAGCTCGGCGCCGACGTCATCCACAAGGGCAACGCCAAGGTGCACGTCTCCGGCCACGCCGCCGCTGGCGAGCTGCTGTACTGCTACAACATCCTTGAGCCGCTCAACGCGATGCCGGTGCACGGCGAAACCCGCCACCTGATCGCCAACGGCAAGATCGCCCTGGACTCCGGCGTCCCCGAAGAGAGCATCCTCCTCGCGGACAACGGCACCGTCGTCGACCTCCGCGACCACCAGGCCGACATCGTCGGACAGGTCGAAGTCGGCTTCGTCTATGTCGACGGCTCCAGCGTCGGCGAAGTCACGGAAGCTGACCTCAAGGACCGCCAGACGCTCGGCGATGAGGGCTTCATCTCCATCATCACCGTGATCCACCGCGCCACCGGCAAGGTCGTCTCGGGCCCCGAGATCCACGCCCGCGGCGTGGCCGAGGACGATTCCGTCTTCGACGAGATCATCCCCAAGATCAACGCCGCCCTCGAAGAAGCCGTGCTCAACCGCTCGGACCACACCACGCACCAGCTGCAGCAGGTTGTCCGCCGCGTCGTGGGCACCTGGGTAAACCGCAAGCTCCGCCGCAAGCCGCTGATCATCCCCGTGGTCCTGGAGGCGTAAGCACGCACGAACAGCACCACGACGGCCTTCCCGGCCTGCCGCAGGCTCCCGCTTGCGACGGACCGGGAGGGCCGTTTTTGTGTGTCCGGGCGGCAACATGATCCCTGCGGAAGCCCGGAAATCCGCGGTTTTCAAGCCCGTGTCGGGTACCGTTGCGGGTATGGCGACACGTACTTCCTCCGCGCCAAGAGGAAACTCCAGCGGTAAATCAGGCAGCTCTTCGACCCGGGGCTCCGGCCCGGCTGCGTCCAAAACCAGCAGGACCGGCCGAACGACCGGCGCTGCGCGTACCCGCCAGATGGCCGCCGTCGAACCCAGGCAGCCCTGGCTGGTCCGTATTGTGGCCGGTGCCTGGCTTGGCGTTGCCCACGTGGTCGGGGCGGGAATCCGCCGGATCGGCTATGACGTCAGCGATCTCGCGCCGGAGGACCGCCGCGACGGCGCAGCCCTGTTCAACCTCGCTCTCGGGGTCTTCGTTGCCACCTTCGCCTGGTGGGGTTTCCAGGGCTGGTTCCCCGACACTGTCTACGGGATCGTCAACGGGACCTTCGGCTGGATGGCGCTGCTCCTGCCGCTGATGCTCTTTGTCTGCGCCTTCCGATTGTTCCGCCAGCCCGTTGACGGCCGTGGCAACAACCGGATCGGGATCGGCTTCCTGATCATGACCTTCGCCGGTTCCGGCCTTGCCCACGTGATCGGCGGGGAACCGACCGTCGCGGAAGGATTCGACGGACTGCGCCAGGCCGGGGGCATGCTTGGCTATCTTGCCGCCGCCCCGCTGGCCGCCATCCACTCCGCTGTCCCGCTGGCCGTCTACGGCCTGCTCGCCTTTACCTCCCTGCTGATCGTCACCGCCACGCCGTTCGGCGCGATCCCCTCCCGGCTGCGCGGCGCCTACGAACACCTCATGGGCATCGACCTGCAGGACTACGCCAACGACGGCGACGACCACGACCGCAGCTACCTCTACGAAAACGATGCCCCGGCTCCGGCGAAGAAGAAGCGCCGCCGCCTCTTCGGCAAGGACCCCGAGGACGACGCCGGGCTCGAGGGCTACGTCGGTGACGAGGCATTTGAACGGGCGCTCATTGCCGACGAGGAAGCCGAGGCCGCGAAGTTCGCAGACGGCGCCAAATCAGCCGCCAAGTCCGGCGCCAAGTCCGTCGCACCCGGCGTGCGCCGTCCCACCCAGGCCGAGATCGCCGTCGAAAAGATCAAGGCCGCCCAGGGGCTTGGCGCTGCCGCGGGGGACAACGCTACGGAGGCGATCCCGCTGGTCACCCCGGGGATGGTCGCTGCCGGCTCACTGAACCCGGGCGCCCCCGCCCCCGGCGCAGCCGCCGTCGCAGCCGCCGCGAAAGTCCCCTCCAACCCGGTGGCCCCCGCGCCGCTGCCCACGCCGATCCCGCAGCGCACCGAGCAGCTCTCGCTCGCCGGCGACGTGACGTACACGCTGCCGGCCTCGGACGTCCTGACCCCGGGCTCCATCCCGAAAGAACGCACCGAGGCCAACGACGCGATCGTCGCGTCGCTGACCGAAACCCTCAACCAGTTCAACGTGGAAGCGCAGGTCACCGGCTTCAGCCGCGGCCCCACCGTCACCCGGTACGAGATCGAACTGTCCCCGGGCACCAAGGTGGAACGCGTCACCGCGCTGTCCAAGAACATCTCGTACGCCGTCGCCAGCTCGGACGTGCGCATCCTGAGCCCCATCCCGGGCAAGTCCGCCATCGGCATCGAGATCCCCAACACGGACCGCGAGACGGTGTCCCTGGGAGACGTGCTCCGCAGCCAGAACGCCCGCCGCACCGACCACCCGATGGTCATGGGCGTCGGCAAGGACGTCGAGGGCGGCTACGTCGTCGCCAACCTCGCGAAAATGCCGCACCTCCTCGTCGCCGGAGCCACCGGCGCGGGCAAGTCCTCGTTTGTGAACTCAATGATCACCTCCATCCTGATGCGCGCCACCCCGGACGAGGTCCGCATGGTCATGGTGGATCCCAAGCGCGTGGAACTCACCGCCTACGAGGGCGTCCCGCACCTCATCACTCCGATCATCACCAACCCCAAGAAGGCTGCCGAGGCGCTGCAGTGGGTGGTCCGCGAGATGGACGCCCGCTACGACGACCTCGCCAACTACGGCTTCAAGCACATCGACGACTTCAACAAGGCCGTCCGCGCCGGGAAGGTCCATCCGCCCGAGGGTTCCAAGCGGGTCATCCGGCCGTACCCCTACCTGCTGGTGATCGTGGACGAACTCGCCGACCTTATGATGGTGGCCCCCCGCGACGTCGAAGACTCGATCGTCCGCATCACCCAGCTGGCCCGTGCCGCCGGCATCCACCTCGTGCTCGCCACCCAGCGGCCCTCCGTCGACGTCGTCACCGGCCTGATCAAGGCCAATGTGCCCTCCCGGATGGCATTCGCGACGTCCTCGGTCACCGACTCCCGCGTGGTCCTGGACCAGCCCGGTGCCGAGAAACTGATCGGCCAGGGCGACGCGCTGTTCCTGCCGATGGGCGCCTCCAAGGCCATGCGCGTCCAGGGCGCCTGGGTCACCGAATCCGAAATCCACAAGGTGGTCGAACACGTCAAGGGCCAGCTCAAGGCCGTGTACCGCGACGACGTCGCCCCCGAAGCGCAGAAGAAGCAGATCGACGACGACATCGGGGACGATCTCGAGGTGCTGCTGCAGGCCACCGAGCTGGTGGTCACCACCCAGTTCGGCTCCACGTCCATGCTGCAGCGCAAGCTGCGCGTCGGCTTCGCGAAGGCCGGCCGCCTCATGGACCTGCTCGAGTCCAGGGGAGTGGTGGGCCCCTCGGAAGGCTCGAAGGCCCGCGACGTCCTCGTGAAGCCGGACGACCTCGCGGCGGTCCTCGCCGCGATGAAGGGCATGGACGCGCCCGCTACCGCCGATTCGCAGACCGCGGCGCTGAGCGACAACGCCAACGCGAACATCGCCCAGGGCGGCTACGCGGAGGACCTCGTCGCGGCGGATCTGGACAACCGCACCCAAGCGATCGAGTATCACGACGGCGCAGACGGCGGCTCCGGGGATGACGAGGACGGCTCCGAGGACGCCTGGTCGCTCACCGGACGGTAGCAGGCGAAGACGGTAGCCTAGGAAGGTGAATAGCACAGAAGCAAACAGTGCCGGACCCGCCCCGCGGATCTGGAACCTGCCCAACATCCTGACGATGCTGCGGATTGTGATGGTGCCGTTCTTTGTCTGGTTCCTCCTGCTCGACGCACCCGGGCTGGTCGCCCAGAACGGCATCTGGCGCTGGATTGCCGCGGCGACGTTCGCCGTCGCCATCTACACGGACAAGCTCGACGGCGACATCGCCCGCAGCCGCGGCCTCATCACGGATTTCGGCAAGATCGCCGACCCGATCGCCGACAAGCTGCTGATCGGCTCGGCCCTGGTGATGCTTTCGCTGCTGGGGGAGCTGCCGTGGTGGGTCACCATCCTGATCCTGGTCCGCGAATGGGGCGTCACTGCCCTGCGCTTCTTCGTCATCCGCTACGGCGTGATCCCGGCGTCCCGCGGCGGGAAACTCAAGACAGTCATCCAGACGGTGGCCATCTTCCTGTACATCCTCCCGCTGTCCTCGATCGCGCCGTGGCTCGGGTTCGTGGCCTTCGCCGTCATGATGGTGGCCCTCGCGATCACCGTCTGGACCGGCGTTGAATATGTCATCGAGGCCCTCAAACTGCGCGCCACCGGCATCCGGGCACAGCAACAGAAGATCCAGGAGGGCAAGCCATGACCAATCCCCACCGCACGATCAACCTGCATCACCTGGCCGAAGAGGCAGTCACCGGCGCGGTCGGCCGCGGCCTGACCGTCGCGACGGCAGAATCCCTGACCGCCGGCATGGTCACCGCGGTCCTGGCCGACACGCCCGGTGCGTCCGGGATGCTCCAGGGCGGCGTCGTGTCCTACCAGAACTCCGTCAAGGCCGACGTGCTGGGAGTGCCCCGGGACCTGCTGGACAGCGTCGGAGCCGTCGACGGGAAGGTCGCCGAGGCCATGGCCGAGGGGGCCCGCCGGATCTGCGGCGCCGACATCGGCGTCTCCACCACCGGCGTCGCCGGCCCCGAGCCACACGGCGGCAAGGACGTGGGCTCGGTGTACATCGGCGTCGCCACGGCCGGGGGCGCGACGTCGTTCGGTTACAGCTTCGAGGGAAACCGGCCGGAAATCCGCGGCCAGGCCTGCGCCGCGGCCCTGGAACGCCTGCTGGAAGCCTTGGCGGCCCAAGGCTACCGGGCGTAAAGTTGCCGGGAACAAAACTTGAATCCTAATAGTTGTTACATTGTGTCGCTTCCGAATAAGGGAGGCGCCTAGGATGAAAGCATCATCAGTGTCCGCTTTGACCGGCGGGCTCAACATAAAGAGGGAGCAAGGCGATACAGATGGTAAAGCAGCCCGTATCCGTTAACGGCGTTGTCCGCTGGAAGGATGTGGGCCTCGCCGATCAGGCTAAGAGCGAACAGAAGGAGCGCAAGATGGTTGTACTTCGTCACGAAATCGGTGATGTTCTGCGCGATGTCCGCCAACGCCAAGGCCGTACCCTCCGCGAAGTCTCGCACAGTGCCCGCGTTTCCCTGGGCTACCTGAGTGAAGTGGAACGCGGCCAGAAGGAAGCCTCCTCGGAGCTGCTCTCCTCGATCTGCTCGGCCCTCGATGTTCCGCTCTCCAGCATGCTCCGCGAAGTCAGCGACCGTGTCGCCGTCGCCGAGGGTGTTGCCGTTCCGGACACCGTCCCGCAGGAGTTTGCACAGCGCTACGGCCGTGACCTGGACCGTGAACTCAACACGGACCTCAACGAAGAGTTGGCCAAGGGCCTTCTTTCCGGGGCGCGCTAGCCCCGGCACCCACTACTCGACAAGAAACCCCGGCCGTGTGCCGGGGTTTCTTGCGTTTCTGGCCGGTGCGGGGTTCGCCGTTACTGCGGTTCGTCCCGGGGGAAACCGTCACGCTCATAGGTGGCGTTGAGCTTGGCGATGTAGCGGGCGAGGGTCTGCAGTTCCTCCGTCGGCCACTCACCCAGCCGCTCGCGGAACACTTCCCGCCGGGCGTCCTGCACCTCATGCATCTTCTCCTCGCCCATCGGTGTCAGGCGGATCATCTGGGCACGGCCGTCCAGGGGGTCGGCTTCCTTGGCCACCAGTCCGAGGCGTTCCAGGAAGGCGATCTGCCGGCTCACCGAGGGCTTCCCGACGCCGATGCTGGACGCCAGTTCAGTCAACCGGATGGCACCCTGGCGGCGGATCACGGACAGCAGGCCGTAAGCCGCGGGTTCCATGTCCGGGTGGACCTGGCGGGAGAGGTGATGGGAGATGGAGCGGGCGCGGCGCCAGAGCATGCTCAACTGGTGCTCGACGGCGGTCAGCGCCGCTTCGGTGGAATCGTCAGCGCCGCCGGGGATCCCAGGGCCTGCGGCGGGGTTGCTCATGGCACCCATTCTAGAGTCCTCCCGCGGCGTGAGAGACTCGAAGGGTGCGAATCAGTGACTTTTGGCGGCTTATGGACGACGAATTCGGGGCGGGGTACTCACGCGTCCTCGGCAACTCGCTGGTCCTGGCGGGAGTCGGCGGCCGGACCGCGGACCAGGCCCTCGGCGCCGGCGTCCCGCCCCGGCAGGTCTGGCTGGCAGTGTGCGAGGTCCAGGACGTCCCGCCCGAGCGGCGGCTGGGCCGCGACGTCAAACCGCGCTGACCGCCCGGCTTCGGCAGGCAGCTTCGGCGGGCGGCGTTCCAGCGCCGTGCCGGCAGCCCACGCCTGACACGCCGCACCGATTGTTCGAATATCTGTTCGGGTAGGACTATGCTTTTTTTAGAGCTTTTCCACATACGCGGGGCAGGCGGGCAACTCTGTCGGTGGGTGCCGGTAGCTTCAGTAATGACCGAAACACTGATCACGAACACTGATTACGAACACTGATCAACGAACACTGATCACAAACACGACACAGGGCCGGAACGGCCACTCCACAGCGAGAAAGTATTAGAGGTGTGAACCATGGCCGCAGCCCCGGATCGCCAGAAAGCGCTTGATGCAGCGCTGGCCCAGATTGACAAGCAGTTCGGCAAAGGTTCGGTCATGCGCCTTGGCGACGAAGTCCGCGCTCCCATCGAGGTCATTCCGACGGGTTCCATCGCACTGGATGTCGCGCTGGGAATTGGCGGCCTGCCGCGCGGCCGTGTCGTGGAAATCTACGGTCCGGAATCCTCCGGTAAGACCACGGTGGCGCTCCACGCGGTCGCCAACGCCCAGCGCCTCGGCGGCATCGCAGCCTTCATCGACGCCGAGCACGCCCTCGACCCGGAATATGCCGCCAAGCTTGGCGTCGACACCGATGCGCTCCTGGTTTCCCAGCCGGACACCGGCGAGCAGGCCCTGGAAATCATGGACATGCTCATTGGCTCGGGCTCCCTCGACGTCATCGTCATCGACTCCGTTGCAGCCCTCGTTCCCCGCGCGGAAATCGAAGGCGACATGGGCGACAGCCACGTGGGCCTGCAGGCCCGCCTGATGAGCCAGGCCCTCCGTAAGATCACCGGCCGCCTCAGCCAGACCAAGACGACTGCCATCTTCATCAACCAGTTGCGCGAAAAGATCGGTGTTTTCTTCGGTTCCCCGGAAACCACCACCGGTGGCAAGGCACTGAAGTTCTACGCCTCGATCCGCATCGACGTCCGCCGGATCCAGACCCTCAAGGAGGGCGCGGACTCGGTCGGCAACCGCACCAAGGCCAAGATCGTCAAGAACAAGATGGCCCCGCCCTTCAAGATCGCCGAGTTCGACATCATTTACGGCCAGGGCATTTCGCGTGAAGGCGGCATCATCGACATGGGTGTCGAGCACGGCCTGATCAAGAAGTCCGGTTCCTGGTTCACGTACGACGGTGACCAGCTGGGCCAGGGCATGGAGAACTCCCGCCGCTTCCTGCGCGACAACCCTGAGCTGGCTGCCGAGCTGGAGCGGCTCATCAAGGAAAAGCTGGGCGTCGGCGTGAAGGCCCCCGCCGAGACCGAAGCTTCACCGAAGCTGAAGGCCGTTGACGGCTTCTAACGGCCGGCGGCGCAAAGGGGCAGGATTCGCATCACGGAATCCTGCCCCCGGCTTTGCCGGCCGGGACCGGCCCGGGGACGGACCCCCGGGCGCGGATGCTCCTGAAGAACAGGACCGTGACGCGGATCCGGCAGCCGTCGCCCGTGCCATTGTCCTGCGGCAGTTGACAAACTCGCCCAAAAGCCGGCTGCAGCTCGCCCGCAAGCTGGCCGAGCGCAACGTCCCGGACGACGTCGCAGAGGCCGTCTTGGATCGCTTCGAAGAAGTGAAGCTCGTGGACGACGCGGACTTTGCCGACATGTGGGTTCGGTCCCGGGCCCAGAGCCGCAAACTCGCCAAGGGTGCGCTCCGCCGGGAACTCGCCGAGAAGGGCATCGACGAGGACACCGCGGCCGGTGCCCTGGAACAGCTCAGCGACGAGGACGAGGAATCGGCGGCCCGCGAACTGGTCCAGCGCAAGCTGCGGGGCGTCACTGCGTTTGAGGACCGCGCGGAGCGGGACAAGACCACGCGGCGGCTGGCGTCCATGCTTGCCCGCAAGGGGTACCAGCCCTCGCAGGCGTTCCGGATTGTCGGCGAGGTCCTCGATGACGCCGTGTCAGGTGCCGGCGCAGGGTCCGAACCGGACTTCTAGGGAAGCCCGGAAGCCTGCCGACCCGTTACCCTTAACAGGTGAGTTTGACCATTCCCTCCCCAGCAGCCGGCACCACTCCTTCCACGGACGCCTCGTCAACACCAGGCACCGAGTCAGTGCCCGGCGCGGCGCAGCCCCGTACCTACCAGGTGCGTACCTTCGGCTGCCAGATGAACGTGCACGACTCTGAGCGTATGTCCGGGATGCTGGAGGCTGCCGGCTACGTCCCCGCCGCCGGTGAACTGGCGGACGTCGTGGTCTTCAACACCTGCGCGGTACGCGAAAACGCCGACAACAAGCTCTACGGCAACCTGGGTATCCTGGCGCCGGTCAAGGCCGCCAACCCCGGAATGCAGATAGCCGTCGGAGGCTGCCTCGCGCAGAAGGACCGGGAAACCATCCTGAAGAAGGCACCCTGGGTGGACGCCGTCTTCGGCACCCACAACGTCGGCGCCCTGCCGGCCCTGCTGGAACGCGCCCGGCATAACAACGAAGCGCAGCTGGAAATCCTCGAGTCCCTCGACGTGTTTCCCTCCACGCTGCCCACAAAGCGGGATTCGGTCTATTCCGGCTGGGTGTCGATCTCCGTCGGCTGCAACAACACCTGCACGTTCTGCATCGTCCCTGCCCTGCGCGGCAAGGAAAAGGACCGGCGCCCCGGCGACATCCTGGCCGAGATCCAGGCACTCGTGGACGACGGCGCGATCGAAGTAACGCTACTGGGGCAGAACGTGAACTCCTACGGCGTCGAGTTCGGCGACCGGCAGGCATTCTCGAAGCTCCTGCGCGCCTGCGGAGACATCCCCGGCCTCGAACGCGTCCGGTTCACGAGCCCGCACCCTGCGGCCTTCACCGACGACGTCATCGACGCCATGGCGGAGACCCCAAACGTTATGCCGCAGCTGCACATGCCGCTGCAGTCCGGCTCGGACAAGGTTCTCAAGGACATGAAGCGGTCTTACCGCTCGACCAAGTTCCTCGGCATCCTGGACAAGGTCCGCGAGAAGATCCCGCACGCCGCCATTTCCACGGACATCATTGTCGGCTTCCCCGGCGAGACCGAGGAAGATTTCCAGGCCACGCTCGACGTCGTGGAGAAGTCCCGCTTCGCCACGGCCTTCACCTTCCAGTACTCCAAGCGGCCGGGCACACCCGCCGCGGAGCTCCCGGACCAGCTGCCCAAGGCCGTCGTGCAGGAGCGCTTCGAACGCCTCACGGCCCTGCAGGACCGGATCGCCGCCGAGGAGAATGCCCGCCAGCTTGGCCGGCGCGTGGAGGTCATGGTCACGGCGCAGTCCGGGCGCAAATCCGAGGAAACCCACCGGCTCTCGGGGCGGTCCCAGGACCAGCGCCTGGTGCACTTCTCCGTGCCGGCCGGCGCCGAGACGCCCCGCCCGGGTGACCTCGTCACCGTGACCATCACCGAAGCCGCGTCGTTCCACCTCGTCGCCGACCCGGCGACAGCGGACGACTACACCCTCCGCCGTTCCCGTGCGGGCGACGCCTGGGACAGGTCCCAAGCGGACTCCTGCGGCGCACCCGCACCGGGATCCGCTTCCGGCACCGCCGGGGTGTCCCTGGGCATGCCCACGCTTCCCGTCCGCGGCCGCTAGTCTGTGACTGCTCAGCAGGGCCCCACTGCCGGCGAGGCGCAGGCAGCAACACCTGACGGCGCAACACCTGACAGTCCTGTCCAAGACGGTGCTATACGGGCTGCGCCGGTCGTCGCCGTCGTCGGGCCGACCGGCTCAGGCAAATCCGATCTCGCCGTGTCGCTGGCACTGGAGCTCGGCGGCGAAGTCATCAACGCCGATTCGATGCAGTTCTACCGCGGCATGGACATCGGCACCGCCAAGATCACCGCGGCCGAACGCAGGGGAGTGCCGCACCATCTCCTGGACATCCTGGATGTGACCGAAGAAGCCAGCGTCTCGGACTTCCAGCAGCAGGCGCGTGAGCTCATTGCCGGCATCCACGCCCGCGGCAAACGCGCCATCCTGGCCGGCGGCTCCGGGCTGTATGTCCGTGCCGCCCTGGACGTGCTGGAATTCCCGGGCACGGACCCGGCCATCCGGCGCCGGCTCGAAGCGGAACTGGAAACCGCCGGACCGGCGCCGCTGCGGGCGCGGCTGGAGGCTGTGGATCCGGTCTCGGCCGGCCGGCTCGGGGACGCACGCCGGATCATCCGCGCGCTTGAGGTGTTCGAACTTACCGGGCGGCCCTTCAGCTCCTTTATGCCCACCCGCGAGTACTTCCAGCCCGCCGTCCAAATCGGGCTCGAGGTGGACCGGGAACAGCTCCGGGAACGGCTCGCCCGCAGGGTCCATGCCATGGTGGACAGCGGGCTCCTGGACGAAGTTCGGAAGCTCGACGCCGCCGGGCTCAGGCTCGGCCGGACCGCGCCCCGGGCCCTCGGCTACGCGCAGTTCCTCAAGGTCCTCGACGGCGAATCTGACCCGGCGCAGGCCGCGGAGGAAACCATCGTCGCGACCCGGCAGTTCGCCCGCCGCCAGCTCACCTGGTTCCGCGCCGATCCCCGCATCCACTGGCTCGACTGGCAGGACCCGGAACTCGTGGCCAAGGCCGCCGCTCTGTGCATCCCCGGCTGAAGTTTCGTCCCAGCGGGTGGATTGGCTGGGCGGATACCCAGCGTGGATACCCAGGGTGGGTTGTCGGGGGATACCCGGGGTGGATGACCGGCGGCCCGGACCGGAACGGTAACCTTGGAGCATGGACGAACCCTTGGCCACGGCCGCCGACCGCAATTCCACCGCCGACCCGGCAGCCCTGAGCGGACTCACGTTTTCAAAGGGCCACGGGACTGGCAACGACTTTGTGCTCCTGGCCGATCCCAACGGCACGCTGGCGGTCACGCCGGAGCAGGTGGCGGCACTCTGCGACCGGCACCGCGGAATCGGCGGCGACGGACTGATCCGCGCCGTCCCGTCCCGGCTGCTCGCCGAGGGCCAGGAGCTGCTGACGCAGCACCCGGACGCCGAATGGTTCATGGACTACCGCAACGGCGACGGCTCACTCTCCGAGATGTGCGGCAACGGCGTCCGCGTCTTTGTGCACTTCCTGATTGCCGAAGGCCTCGTGGAACTGCCCGCCGGCGAATCACTGACCATCGGAACCCGGGGCGGCGCCAAGACAATCGTCCGCACCGCAGCCGGCTACGCCGTCGACATGGGCCCGTGGGAATTTATCTTCCCGGGCGAGGCCACCGCCCGGGCCATGGATTCGCTGGTCAGCGCGGCGGGGCTGGAGGTCGCACGGCCGGCCTTGTCCATCAGTATGGGCAACCCGCATACCGTCGTGGCGCTGGCCGAACTGGCCGAGCTGCAGGCCACCCAGCTGTTCACGGCACCACACGTGGACCCGGCTCCGCCGCACGGCACCAATGTTGAGTTCGTTGTGCCGTCCGAGCCGAT
Proteins encoded in this region:
- a CDS encoding ribonuclease J; this translates as MTQTALPGLVTPPKLLKDTLRIVPLGGLGEIGRNMTVFEIDGKLLIVDCGVLFPEETQPGVDLILPDFSYIENRLDDIVAVVLTHGHEDHIGAVPYLLRLRADIPLVGSRLTLALIEAKLQEHRIKPIIQTVTEGQVQKFGPFECEFVAVNHSIPDALAVFLRTSGGTVLHTGDFKMDQLPLDGRITDLRHFAKLGEEGVDLFMSDSTNADVPGFTTAEKEIGPVLDRLFGQASKRLIVASFSSHMHRVQQVLDAAANHNRKVAFVGRSMVRNMTIAEKLGYLDVPPGILVDIKNIDNLPDNRVVLMSTGSQGEPMAALSRMANGDHRVVVGQGDTVILASSLIPGNENAVFRIINGLLKLGADVIHKGNAKVHVSGHAAAGELLYCYNILEPLNAMPVHGETRHLIANGKIALDSGVPEESILLADNGTVVDLRDHQADIVGQVEVGFVYVDGSSVGEVTEADLKDRQTLGDEGFISIITVIHRATGKVVSGPEIHARGVAEDDSVFDEIIPKINAALEEAVLNRSDHTTHQLQQVVRRVVGTWVNRKLRRKPLIIPVVLEA
- a CDS encoding DNA translocase FtsK, with the protein product MATRTSSAPRGNSSGKSGSSSTRGSGPAASKTSRTGRTTGAARTRQMAAVEPRQPWLVRIVAGAWLGVAHVVGAGIRRIGYDVSDLAPEDRRDGAALFNLALGVFVATFAWWGFQGWFPDTVYGIVNGTFGWMALLLPLMLFVCAFRLFRQPVDGRGNNRIGIGFLIMTFAGSGLAHVIGGEPTVAEGFDGLRQAGGMLGYLAAAPLAAIHSAVPLAVYGLLAFTSLLIVTATPFGAIPSRLRGAYEHLMGIDLQDYANDGDDHDRSYLYENDAPAPAKKKRRRLFGKDPEDDAGLEGYVGDEAFERALIADEEAEAAKFADGAKSAAKSGAKSVAPGVRRPTQAEIAVEKIKAAQGLGAAAGDNATEAIPLVTPGMVAAGSLNPGAPAPGAAAVAAAAKVPSNPVAPAPLPTPIPQRTEQLSLAGDVTYTLPASDVLTPGSIPKERTEANDAIVASLTETLNQFNVEAQVTGFSRGPTVTRYEIELSPGTKVERVTALSKNISYAVASSDVRILSPIPGKSAIGIEIPNTDRETVSLGDVLRSQNARRTDHPMVMGVGKDVEGGYVVANLAKMPHLLVAGATGAGKSSFVNSMITSILMRATPDEVRMVMVDPKRVELTAYEGVPHLITPIITNPKKAAEALQWVVREMDARYDDLANYGFKHIDDFNKAVRAGKVHPPEGSKRVIRPYPYLLVIVDELADLMMVAPRDVEDSIVRITQLARAAGIHLVLATQRPSVDVVTGLIKANVPSRMAFATSSVTDSRVVLDQPGAEKLIGQGDALFLPMGASKAMRVQGAWVTESEIHKVVEHVKGQLKAVYRDDVAPEAQKKQIDDDIGDDLEVLLQATELVVTTQFGSTSMLQRKLRVGFAKAGRLMDLLESRGVVGPSEGSKARDVLVKPDDLAAVLAAMKGMDAPATADSQTAALSDNANANIAQGGYAEDLVAADLDNRTQAIEYHDGADGGSGDDEDGSEDAWSLTGR
- the pgsA gene encoding CDP-diacylglycerol--glycerol-3-phosphate 3-phosphatidyltransferase, with amino-acid sequence MNSTEANSAGPAPRIWNLPNILTMLRIVMVPFFVWFLLLDAPGLVAQNGIWRWIAAATFAVAIYTDKLDGDIARSRGLITDFGKIADPIADKLLIGSALVMLSLLGELPWWVTILILVREWGVTALRFFVIRYGVIPASRGGKLKTVIQTVAIFLYILPLSSIAPWLGFVAFAVMMVALAITVWTGVEYVIEALKLRATGIRAQQQKIQEGKP
- a CDS encoding CinA family protein is translated as MTNPHRTINLHHLAEEAVTGAVGRGLTVATAESLTAGMVTAVLADTPGASGMLQGGVVSYQNSVKADVLGVPRDLLDSVGAVDGKVAEAMAEGARRICGADIGVSTTGVAGPEPHGGKDVGSVYIGVATAGGATSFGYSFEGNRPEIRGQACAAALERLLEALAAQGYRA
- a CDS encoding helix-turn-helix transcriptional regulator encodes the protein MVKQPVSVNGVVRWKDVGLADQAKSEQKERKMVVLRHEIGDVLRDVRQRQGRTLREVSHSARVSLGYLSEVERGQKEASSELLSSICSALDVPLSSMLREVSDRVAVAEGVAVPDTVPQEFAQRYGRDLDRELNTDLNEELAKGLLSGAR
- a CDS encoding MarR family transcriptional regulator, with the translated sequence MSNPAAGPGIPGGADDSTEAALTAVEHQLSMLWRRARSISHHLSRQVHPDMEPAAYGLLSVIRRQGAIRLTELASSIGVGKPSVSRQIAFLERLGLVAKEADPLDGRAQMIRLTPMGEEKMHEVQDARREVFRERLGEWPTEELQTLARYIAKLNATYERDGFPRDEPQ
- a CDS encoding DUF3046 domain-containing protein; the protein is MRISDFWRLMDDEFGAGYSRVLGNSLVLAGVGGRTADQALGAGVPPRQVWLAVCEVQDVPPERRLGRDVKPR
- the recA gene encoding recombinase RecA, producing MAAAPDRQKALDAALAQIDKQFGKGSVMRLGDEVRAPIEVIPTGSIALDVALGIGGLPRGRVVEIYGPESSGKTTVALHAVANAQRLGGIAAFIDAEHALDPEYAAKLGVDTDALLVSQPDTGEQALEIMDMLIGSGSLDVIVIDSVAALVPRAEIEGDMGDSHVGLQARLMSQALRKITGRLSQTKTTAIFINQLREKIGVFFGSPETTTGGKALKFYASIRIDVRRIQTLKEGADSVGNRTKAKIVKNKMAPPFKIAEFDIIYGQGISREGGIIDMGVEHGLIKKSGSWFTYDGDQLGQGMENSRRFLRDNPELAAELERLIKEKLGVGVKAPAETEASPKLKAVDGF
- a CDS encoding regulatory protein RecX, yielding MRQLTNSPKSRLQLARKLAERNVPDDVAEAVLDRFEEVKLVDDADFADMWVRSRAQSRKLAKGALRRELAEKGIDEDTAAGALEQLSDEDEESAARELVQRKLRGVTAFEDRAERDKTTRRLASMLARKGYQPSQAFRIVGEVLDDAVSGAGAGSEPDF